A window from Streptomyces sp. NBC_00271 encodes these proteins:
- a CDS encoding phospho-sugar mutase: MQDELIARAEAWLAEDPDPDTREELAELIAAKDVPELTARFSGTLQFGTAGLRGELGAGPMRMNRAVVIRAAAGLAAYLRKQGETDGLVVIGYDARHKSADFARDTAAAMTGAGLRAAVLPRPLPTPVLAYAIRHLGAAAGVEVTASHNPPRDNGYKVYLGDGSQIVPPADAEIAAEIAAVAGLADVPRPDSGWETLDESVLNAYLARTDAVLAQDSPRTARSVYTAMHGVGKDVLLAAFARAGFPEPVLVAEQAEPDPDFPTVAFPNPEEPGAMDLAFAKARETDPDLIIANDPDADRCAVAVRDGADWRMLRGDEVGTLLAQHLVNRGARGTFAESIVSSSLLGRIAEKAGLPYEETLTGFKWIARVEGLRYGYEEALGYCVDPDGVRDKDGITAALLITELASELKEAGRTLLDLLDDIAVAHGLHATDQLSVRVEDLSVIANAMGRLREQPPTELAGLPITGSEDLTKGTDTLPPTDGLRYTLDGARVIVRPSGTEPKLKCYLEVVVPVGSHTELPTAHAKAAELLAGIKRDLSAAAGI; this comes from the coding sequence GTGCAGGACGAACTCATCGCACGGGCCGAGGCGTGGCTCGCCGAGGACCCCGACCCGGACACCCGCGAAGAGCTCGCCGAGCTCATCGCCGCCAAGGACGTCCCCGAGCTCACCGCACGCTTCAGCGGCACCCTCCAGTTCGGCACCGCGGGCCTGCGGGGCGAACTCGGCGCGGGCCCGATGCGCATGAACCGCGCGGTGGTCATCCGTGCCGCCGCCGGCCTGGCGGCGTACCTCAGGAAGCAAGGCGAGACGGACGGCCTCGTCGTCATCGGCTACGACGCCCGCCACAAGTCCGCCGACTTCGCACGCGACACCGCCGCGGCGATGACGGGCGCGGGCCTGCGCGCCGCCGTCCTCCCCCGCCCCCTGCCCACGCCCGTCCTGGCGTACGCCATACGGCATCTCGGCGCCGCGGCCGGCGTGGAGGTCACCGCCAGCCACAACCCGCCCCGCGACAACGGCTACAAGGTCTACCTGGGCGACGGTTCGCAGATCGTCCCCCCGGCGGACGCCGAGATCGCCGCCGAGATCGCCGCCGTCGCCGGCCTCGCCGACGTCCCCCGCCCGGACTCCGGCTGGGAGACCCTCGACGAGAGCGTCCTGAACGCCTACCTGGCCCGTACGGACGCCGTACTCGCCCAGGACTCCCCCCGCACCGCCCGCAGCGTCTACACGGCGATGCACGGTGTCGGCAAGGACGTCCTGCTCGCCGCCTTCGCCCGGGCCGGCTTCCCGGAGCCCGTGCTCGTCGCCGAGCAGGCGGAACCGGACCCCGACTTTCCCACCGTCGCCTTCCCCAACCCGGAAGAGCCCGGCGCGATGGACCTGGCCTTCGCGAAGGCCCGCGAGACCGACCCCGACCTGATCATCGCCAACGACCCGGACGCGGACCGCTGCGCGGTGGCCGTCAGGGACGGTGCCGACTGGCGCATGCTGCGCGGCGACGAGGTCGGCACGCTGCTCGCCCAGCACCTGGTGAACCGCGGCGCGCGCGGCACCTTCGCGGAGTCGATCGTCTCCTCCTCCCTCCTCGGCCGGATCGCCGAGAAGGCGGGCCTCCCCTACGAGGAGACCCTCACCGGCTTCAAGTGGATCGCCCGGGTGGAGGGCCTGCGCTACGGCTACGAGGAGGCGCTCGGTTACTGCGTCGACCCGGACGGCGTACGCGACAAGGACGGCATCACCGCGGCCCTGCTCATCACGGAACTCGCCTCCGAGCTGAAGGAGGCGGGCCGCACCCTCCTCGATCTCCTCGACGACATCGCCGTGGCGCACGGTCTGCACGCCACCGACCAGCTCTCGGTCCGCGTGGAGGACCTGTCGGTCATCGCGAACGCGATGGGCCGGCTGCGCGAGCAGCCCCCGACGGAGCTGGCGGGCCTGCCCATCACCGGGTCCGAGGACCTGACGAAGGGCACGGACACGCTTCCGCCGACCGACGGACTGCGCTACACGCTGGACGGCGCCCGCGTCATCGTCCGCCCCAGCGGCACCGAGCCGAAGCTGAAGTGCTACCTGGAGGTCGTGGTCCCGGTCGGCTCGCACACCGAGCTGCCCACGGCCCACGCGAAGGCCGCCGAGCTGCTCGCGGGGATCAAGCGGGACCTGTCGGCGGCGGCCGGCATCTGA
- a CDS encoding DeoR/GlpR family DNA-binding transcription regulator — MFAAERRQLILEMVRANGAVSLRELARVVQTSEVTVRRDVRALEAEGLLDRRHGGAVLPGGFTRESGFPQKSHLATAEKTAIADLAAGLVEEGEAIVVGAGTTTQELARRLARVPGLTVVTNSLLVAQALAHANRVEVVMTGGTLRGSNYALVGSGAEQSLQGLRVSRAFLSGSGLTAERGLSTSNMLSASVDRALVQAAAEVVVLADHTKLGTDTMFQTVPTDLITRLVTDEPPAHDDRAVTELQALADQGVQIAVAGQSGGGTGGDAVPAGRQPRRDMPLPGPRRGQVPGAGPQLRSATVLGEQSPGERARVADLRRR; from the coding sequence GTGTTCGCTGCAGAACGTCGCCAATTGATCCTCGAAATGGTGCGAGCGAACGGGGCCGTGTCGCTCCGTGAGCTCGCCCGCGTCGTCCAGACCTCCGAAGTGACCGTACGGCGGGACGTGCGCGCACTGGAGGCAGAAGGACTCCTCGACCGCCGGCATGGCGGTGCGGTATTGCCGGGCGGGTTCACGCGGGAGTCCGGCTTTCCGCAGAAATCGCATCTCGCGACCGCCGAGAAGACGGCCATCGCCGATCTCGCCGCGGGTCTCGTCGAAGAGGGCGAGGCCATCGTGGTGGGCGCGGGCACCACTACGCAGGAGCTGGCTCGCCGGCTCGCGCGGGTGCCCGGGCTGACCGTCGTCACCAACTCCCTGCTGGTGGCGCAGGCGCTGGCCCATGCCAACCGCGTCGAGGTCGTGATGACCGGCGGCACCCTGCGCGGTTCCAACTACGCATTGGTCGGCAGCGGCGCCGAGCAGTCCCTCCAGGGGCTGCGGGTCTCGCGGGCCTTCCTCTCCGGCAGTGGGCTCACCGCCGAGCGTGGGCTGTCCACCTCCAACATGCTGTCGGCGTCCGTCGACCGCGCGCTGGTGCAGGCCGCCGCCGAGGTCGTCGTCCTCGCCGACCACACCAAGCTCGGCACCGACACCATGTTCCAGACGGTGCCGACCGATCTGATCACCCGCCTGGTCACGGACGAGCCGCCCGCGCACGACGACCGCGCGGTCACCGAACTGCAGGCCCTGGCGGACCAGGGCGTACAGATCGCGGTGGCCGGACAGTCCGGCGGCGGCACGGGAGGGGACGCGGTCCCGGCGGGGCGCCAGCCGCGCCGGGACATGCCTCTCCCCGGTCCGCGCCGCGGTCAGGTGCCGGGTGCGGGACCGCAGTTGCGCAGCGCTACCGTCCTGGGCGAGCAGTCCCCGGGGGAGCGGGCGCGAGTGGCGGATTTGCGCCGCCGCTGA
- a CDS encoding NAD(P)H-quinone dehydrogenase: MRAGAAPGRKHLEACGTMEYVTRIVIIGGGPGGYEAALVAAQLGAEVTVVDCDGLGGASVLTDCVPSKTLIATAEVMTTFDSSYEELGIIVADDTPPAEQAARVVGVDLGKVNRRVKRLALAQSHDITASVTRAGARVLRGRGRLEGMQSLDGSRKVVVRAADGTEETLVADAVLIATGGHPRELPDAQPDGERILNWTQVYDLDELPEELIVVGSGVTGAEFAGAYQALGSRVTLVSSRDRVLPGEDPDAAAVLEDVFRRRGMNVMARSRAESAKRVGDRVEVTLSDGRVISGSHCLMAVGAIPNSSGMGLEEAGVRVRDSGHIWTDKVSRTTAPGVYAAGDVTGVFALASVAAMQGRIAMYHFLGDAVAPLNLKTVSSNVFTDPEIATVGYSQADVDAGKIDARVVKLPLLRNPRAKMQGIRDGFVKIFCRPGTGIIVGGVVVAPRASELIHPISIAVDNNLTVEQIANAFTVYPSLSGSIAEVARQLHTRKAGDEG, from the coding sequence ATGCGGGCGGGCGCGGCCCCCGGGCGGAAGCATCTTGAAGCGTGCGGGACAATGGAGTACGTGACTCGGATCGTGATCATCGGTGGCGGACCCGGCGGATATGAGGCGGCGCTGGTAGCCGCCCAGCTCGGCGCGGAGGTGACCGTCGTCGACTGCGACGGTCTGGGCGGGGCGTCGGTGCTCACCGACTGCGTACCGTCGAAGACCCTTATCGCGACGGCCGAGGTGATGACCACCTTCGACTCGTCGTACGAGGAGCTGGGGATCATCGTCGCCGACGACACCCCTCCCGCGGAGCAGGCGGCCCGGGTCGTCGGCGTCGACCTCGGGAAGGTCAACCGGCGTGTGAAGCGGCTCGCGCTCGCGCAGTCGCACGACATCACGGCCTCCGTGACGCGGGCCGGCGCGCGGGTGCTGCGCGGGCGTGGGCGACTGGAGGGCATGCAGTCCCTGGACGGCTCGCGCAAGGTCGTCGTACGGGCCGCGGACGGGACCGAGGAGACGCTCGTCGCCGACGCGGTGCTGATCGCCACCGGCGGGCATCCGCGTGAGCTGCCCGACGCGCAGCCGGACGGCGAGCGGATTCTGAACTGGACGCAGGTCTACGACCTCGACGAGCTCCCGGAGGAGCTCATCGTCGTCGGTTCCGGTGTCACCGGTGCCGAGTTCGCCGGTGCCTACCAGGCGCTCGGGTCGCGCGTCACGCTCGTCTCCAGCCGCGACCGCGTGCTGCCGGGCGAGGACCCGGACGCCGCCGCCGTGCTGGAGGACGTGTTCCGGCGCCGTGGCATGAACGTCATGGCCCGCTCCCGTGCCGAGTCCGCCAAGCGGGTCGGCGACCGGGTCGAGGTCACGCTCTCCGACGGCCGGGTCATCAGCGGCTCGCACTGTCTGATGGCCGTCGGCGCCATCCCGAACAGCAGCGGCATGGGTCTGGAGGAGGCCGGGGTCAGGGTCAGGGACTCCGGGCACATCTGGACCGACAAGGTCTCCAGGACCACCGCCCCGGGCGTGTACGCCGCCGGTGACGTGACGGGCGTCTTCGCCCTCGCCTCCGTCGCGGCGATGCAGGGACGTATCGCCATGTACCACTTCCTGGGCGACGCGGTCGCTCCGCTGAACCTGAAGACCGTCTCGTCCAACGTCTTCACCGACCCCGAGATCGCCACCGTCGGCTACTCGCAGGCCGACGTGGACGCGGGCAAGATCGACGCCCGGGTCGTCAAGCTGCCCCTGCTGCGCAACCCGCGCGCCAAGATGCAGGGCATCCGGGACGGTTTCGTCAAGATCTTCTGCCGCCCCGGCACCGGGATCATCGTCGGTGGTGTGGTCGTCGCGCCGCGCGCCTCGGAACTGATCCATCCCATCTCGATCGCGGTCGACAACAATCTGACGGTCGAACAGATCGCGAACGCGTTCACCGTGTACCCCTCCCTTTCGGGCTCGATCGCCGAGGTCGCCCGGCAGTTGCACACCCGCAAGGCGGGCGACGAAGGCTGA
- a CDS encoding purine-nucleoside phosphorylase, with amino-acid sequence MNASLLPDDIQGDPHAAADAAATRLRELTGAETHDVALVMGSGWAPAVDALGTPEAEFQVTELPGFPPPAVEGHGGKIRSYKVGDKRALVFLGRTHYYEGRGVAAVAHGVRTAVAAGCKTIVLTNGCGGLRADMRPGQPVLISDHINLTATSPIVGANFVDLTDLYSPRLRALCKEVDPTLEEGVYAQFTGPHYETPAEIRMARVLGADLVGMSTVLEAIAAREAGAEVLGISLVTNLAAGMTGEPLNHEEVLQAGRDSATRMGALLTQVLDRL; translated from the coding sequence GTGAACGCATCTCTTCTTCCGGACGACATCCAGGGCGACCCCCACGCCGCCGCTGACGCCGCAGCCACCCGCCTGCGGGAGCTGACGGGCGCCGAGACCCACGACGTCGCGCTCGTGATGGGCTCCGGCTGGGCTCCGGCCGTGGACGCCCTCGGCACCCCCGAGGCCGAGTTCCAGGTCACCGAGCTGCCCGGGTTCCCCCCGCCGGCGGTCGAGGGGCACGGCGGCAAGATCCGCTCGTACAAGGTCGGTGACAAGCGGGCCCTGGTCTTCCTCGGCCGCACCCACTACTACGAGGGCCGCGGGGTCGCCGCCGTCGCGCACGGCGTGCGTACCGCCGTCGCCGCGGGCTGCAAGACCATCGTGCTCACCAACGGCTGCGGTGGTCTGCGCGCGGACATGCGCCCCGGCCAGCCGGTGCTGATCAGCGACCACATCAACCTGACGGCGACGTCCCCGATCGTCGGGGCGAACTTCGTCGACCTCACCGACCTGTACTCGCCGCGGCTGCGCGCCCTCTGCAAGGAGGTCGACCCCACCCTGGAGGAGGGCGTCTACGCGCAGTTCACCGGGCCGCACTACGAGACGCCGGCCGAGATCCGGATGGCCCGTGTCCTCGGCGCGGACCTCGTCGGCATGTCGACGGTTCTCGAAGCGATCGCCGCGCGTGAGGCCGGTGCGGAGGTTCTCGGCATCTCCCTCGTCACCAACCTCGCCGCCGGTATGACGGGCGAGCCTCTCAACCACGAAGAGGTCCTCCAGGCGGGCCGCGACTCCGCGACCCGCATGGGCGCCCTCCTCACCCAGGTCCTGGACCGCCTGTAG
- a CDS encoding gamma-glutamylcyclotransferase, translating into MSLYAAYAGNLDPRLMTRRAPHSPLRATGWLNGWRLTFGGEHMGWEGALATLVEAPRSQVFVALYDIAPLDEDSMDRWEGVGLDIYRRMRVRVHTLEGEEPAWVYVLNGYEGGLPSARYLGEIADAAESAGAPHDYVMELRKRPC; encoded by the coding sequence ATGTCGCTCTACGCCGCGTACGCCGGCAATCTCGACCCGCGGCTCATGACGCGCCGCGCCCCGCACTCGCCGCTGCGCGCCACGGGCTGGCTGAACGGCTGGCGGCTGACGTTCGGGGGCGAGCACATGGGCTGGGAAGGCGCGCTGGCGACCCTCGTCGAGGCCCCCCGCTCGCAGGTCTTCGTGGCGCTGTACGACATCGCCCCCCTGGACGAGGACTCCATGGACCGCTGGGAGGGCGTGGGCCTCGACATATATCGCCGGATGCGCGTACGGGTGCACACGCTGGAGGGCGAGGAACCCGCGTGGGTGTACGTACTGAACGGGTACGAGGGCGGACTCCCCTCCGCGCGCTACCTCGGTGAGATCGCCGACGCTGCGGAGTCGGCGGGCGCGCCCCACGACTACGTGATGGAACTGCGCAAGCGTCCCTGCTGA